The genomic segment CACCGTCTCGAGAAAGGCCTCGCGCTCCTCGTCGGTCTCGAATCGGCGCATGATGATGTAGCGCGCATCCCCGACATAGAGGCTCTCCTCGCGCTGCTTGATGCCCGGCGGCGAGTAAAAGGTCGATCCGGCAATCGCCTTGCCGTCCCAAACCGCCTGGACGACGTTGGGATGCCCGCCGGCGAAATACACGCGACCCAACGAAACGTTGTTGCGCTCGAGCAGCATGCGCGGAAAGATGTGCCCCGAAGTCGAGGTCTCGTCCGAGAAGGCGAAGCTCCGACCGTTGAGATCTCCCAGCCGGCGGATGCCCGAATCCCGTCTCGCCATCACGCAGCCGCGATAGACGGTGTCGAGGTCCTGTACCGGCTCCTCGGTCTCATAGACGATCCGGGTGCGCTCGAGCGTGCCGGGCTGGTCGTACTCGAGCTCCTTGCGGCCGTCGCCAATCAGGTCGTAGGGCCCTGAAAAGACGTGCGTCGAAGCGGCGGCGGCGATCTCGAAGGGGCGGTCGACCAGCAGTCGGACGGCCACCTTGTCGCTCTCCGCCTCGACCTCGGTCCACCC from the bacterium genome contains:
- a CDS encoding PhnD/SsuA/transferrin family substrate-binding protein — protein: GWTEVEAESDKVAVRLLVDRPFEIAAAASTHVFSGPYDLIGDGRKELEYDQPGTLERTRIVYETEEPVQDLDTVYRGCVMARRDSGIRRLGDLNGRSFAFSDETSTSGHIFPRMLLERNNVSLGRVYFAGGHPNVVQAVWDGKAIAGSTFYSPPGIKQREESLYVGDARYIIMRRFETDEEREAFLETVRIIALTDPIPNDLCAARKGLPEEIWQRFVDSFQRYLRTPEGQDVYNALLTAVGAAEIDDSAFDGFRLALEASGISAEGLMEAAEEKLERRKKSG